Proteins encoded by one window of Akkermansia muciniphila ATCC BAA-835:
- a CDS encoding YncE family protein gives MKLTKMFRASATALCCLLALISCRQGPDAASGPLAPVDVKVVDHLVAVLGHESCVLELVDPASGEKVKSIRLAQPPNGMAVDGATAYVAEGGPRGAVEVVDLESGALKRSFPAGHTPMSPVVRGGKLYVACRFDSRVLEMDAATGTVLDSWNVPREPVALAVSPDGRKIWAAGHLPAGAADGDFTAAALTLVEDGKAVHFPLSNGTQGVRGMAISPDGRYLAVAHVLSRYQVPTTQLDRGWMNTNAVTVIDTDDPDKPHPVLLDDPDAGAANPWGVSFSGDGGKLFVTHAGTHELSVIDFPALLERMKREGRSNEPVSERLGFLHGLRTRIALPLNGPRAVASDGENVYVAGYFSDSLAEVSLKDACKSRAIPLNGQFRPSREKLGERYFNDASHCFQGWQSCATCHPDGRVDGLNWDLLNDGMGNPKNTRTMFLSHRTSPVMTLGVRASAEVAVTAGFVHIQFLEPSGELAECVNAYLKNMKEVPSPFLVAHNPSKQQTGGEGCAQCHAPGVERGALSESARRGREVFKTAGCVRCHPHPYFTTKELVATGTATGLDEGKSVLVPSLAEVWRTAPYLHDGRAKTIREAITTCNPGDIRGKTSSLNNRELEDLINYVQSL, from the coding sequence ATGAAACTGACAAAAATGTTCCGCGCTTCTGCGACTGCCCTTTGCTGCCTGCTGGCCCTCATTTCATGCAGGCAGGGACCGGATGCTGCTTCCGGCCCGCTGGCTCCGGTGGATGTGAAGGTCGTCGATCACCTGGTTGCCGTGCTGGGGCATGAGAGCTGCGTGCTGGAACTGGTGGACCCTGCTTCCGGGGAAAAGGTGAAAAGCATCCGGCTGGCCCAGCCTCCCAACGGAATGGCCGTGGATGGAGCAACGGCCTATGTGGCGGAAGGTGGCCCGCGCGGAGCAGTAGAAGTAGTGGACCTGGAAAGCGGGGCGTTGAAGCGTTCTTTTCCTGCCGGGCATACGCCCATGTCTCCCGTGGTGCGGGGGGGAAAGCTGTATGTGGCCTGCCGGTTTGATTCCCGCGTGCTGGAAATGGACGCCGCTACCGGAACCGTGCTGGATTCCTGGAATGTCCCCCGTGAACCCGTAGCGCTGGCCGTTTCTCCGGACGGCAGGAAAATCTGGGCTGCCGGCCATTTGCCGGCCGGGGCTGCGGACGGGGATTTCACGGCTGCCGCGCTGACTCTGGTGGAAGATGGAAAAGCTGTCCATTTCCCGCTTTCCAACGGGACGCAGGGCGTGCGCGGCATGGCGATAAGCCCGGATGGCCGCTATCTGGCCGTGGCGCATGTATTGAGCCGGTACCAGGTGCCCACCACGCAGCTGGACCGCGGCTGGATGAACACGAATGCCGTGACGGTTATCGATACGGACGATCCGGACAAGCCCCATCCCGTTCTGCTGGATGACCCGGATGCGGGGGCGGCCAACCCGTGGGGCGTTTCTTTTTCCGGAGATGGCGGAAAACTGTTCGTGACGCATGCGGGGACGCATGAACTCTCCGTAATTGATTTCCCGGCCCTGCTGGAGCGCATGAAGCGGGAAGGCCGGAGCAATGAGCCGGTTTCCGAAAGGCTTGGTTTCCTGCACGGTCTCCGCACCCGGATCGCTCTGCCCTTGAATGGCCCGCGCGCCGTGGCTTCCGATGGGGAAAACGTTTATGTGGCCGGCTACTTTTCTGATTCTCTGGCGGAAGTCTCCCTGAAGGATGCCTGCAAATCCAGGGCAATTCCCCTGAACGGCCAATTCCGGCCTTCCCGGGAAAAACTGGGGGAACGGTATTTTAATGATGCCTCCCATTGCTTCCAGGGGTGGCAGAGCTGCGCCACCTGCCACCCGGACGGCCGGGTGGACGGCCTGAACTGGGATCTGCTGAATGACGGCATGGGCAACCCGAAAAATACGCGCACCATGTTCCTTTCTCACCGGACAAGCCCGGTGATGACGCTGGGCGTCCGCGCCTCTGCGGAAGTGGCCGTGACGGCAGGCTTTGTGCACATCCAGTTTCTGGAACCTTCCGGTGAATTGGCGGAATGCGTGAATGCATACCTGAAAAACATGAAGGAAGTTCCCAGCCCGTTCCTGGTGGCGCATAACCCTTCCAAACAGCAGACAGGGGGGGAGGGGTGCGCCCAGTGCCATGCTCCCGGCGTGGAAAGGGGGGCTTTGTCCGAATCTGCCCGGAGGGGCAGGGAAGTGTTTAAAACAGCCGGGTGCGTGCGGTGCCACCCCCATCCTTACTTCACTACCAAGGAACTGGTGGCCACGGGGACGGCCACGGGGCTGGATGAAGGTAAAAGCGTTCTGGTGCCCTCCCTGGCGGAAGTGTGGCGGACCGCCCCTTACCTGCACGACGGCCGTGCGAAGACGATCCGGGAAGCCATCACGACATGCAATCCGGGGGATATCCGAGGGAAGACGAGTTCCCTGAATAACCGTGAACTGGAGGATTTGATCAATTACGTGCAGTCCCTGTAA
- a CDS encoding Rid family hydrolase — MMTANAPEQLEWSGKNGAEERFFCMTAEPGASFEEELHSLMTRYRNLGGGEEDEFLLRFHVSDPVRQSAALRRMIGERNSYVSMVGQPPANGARVALEAWHIGGMLGKRHMAEQGGTVVEALRVHYRLFLAGKREFSSPDSCGQMREEFRWLDRIAALQGGAVPDLIHRTWIYCRDIDNNYRGLVEGRNGCFDRYGLTPESHFIASTGIEGCTELPGRLLHMDSLGIAGLEPGQVRYMEAPDYLSPTHVYRVAFERGVRIVYGDRSHYFLSGTASIDAEGNIVHPGDVVGQTARTLENMSALMERSGGSLSDLKQAVVYLRDWADRETVRNRLMDSPLAAVPHVMLKAPVCRPGWLVEIDGIAVNGAGESAFAPL; from the coding sequence ATGATGACGGCGAATGCACCTGAACAACTGGAATGGTCCGGAAAAAACGGGGCGGAAGAACGCTTCTTCTGCATGACGGCGGAGCCGGGCGCAAGTTTTGAGGAAGAACTGCATTCCCTGATGACCAGGTACCGCAATCTGGGGGGAGGGGAGGAAGATGAATTCCTGTTGCGTTTCCATGTCAGCGACCCGGTGCGCCAGTCGGCTGCGCTGCGGCGGATGATAGGGGAGAGGAACTCCTATGTTTCCATGGTTGGCCAGCCCCCTGCGAACGGGGCCCGCGTAGCTCTGGAAGCCTGGCACATCGGCGGAATGTTGGGAAAAAGGCATATGGCGGAACAGGGCGGAACGGTCGTGGAAGCCCTCCGCGTTCATTACCGGCTGTTCCTGGCGGGCAAGAGGGAATTCTCCTCCCCGGACAGCTGCGGCCAGATGCGGGAGGAATTCCGCTGGCTGGACCGGATTGCCGCCTTACAGGGGGGAGCCGTGCCGGATTTGATTCACCGCACCTGGATTTATTGCCGGGACATTGACAACAACTACCGGGGATTGGTGGAAGGCCGCAACGGATGCTTTGACCGTTACGGGCTGACTCCGGAGAGCCATTTCATCGCCAGTACCGGCATTGAAGGCTGTACGGAGCTGCCGGGCCGCCTGCTGCATATGGACAGTCTGGGCATCGCGGGGCTGGAGCCCGGGCAGGTCCGGTACATGGAAGCGCCGGACTACCTGTCCCCCACGCATGTGTACCGGGTGGCCTTTGAGCGCGGCGTCCGTATTGTGTACGGGGACCGCTCCCATTATTTCCTTTCCGGCACCGCCAGTATTGACGCGGAGGGAAACATTGTCCATCCGGGGGACGTGGTGGGCCAGACGGCCCGCACCCTGGAAAATATGAGCGCCCTGATGGAAAGGAGCGGGGGAAGCCTGTCCGACCTGAAGCAGGCCGTAGTGTACCTGCGCGACTGGGCGGACCGGGAAACGGTCCGGAACCGGCTGATGGACTCTCCGCTGGCCGCTGTGCCGCATGTGATGCTGAAAGCCCCTGTCTGCCGCCCCGGCTGGCTGGTGGAAATAGACGGAATAGCCGTTAATGGAGCCGGAGAGTCCGCCTTTGCCCCCTTGTAA
- a CDS encoding NADPH-dependent assimilatory sulfite reductase hemoprotein subunit, whose product MIKEGYTSNERIKEESDFLRGNISNLLHDDSITHFPSEEEFLLKFHGITQQDNRDERLIRKKNGQGRNWLFMLRLRLPGGRITPSQWLAAETLSDQFGNGTLKLTTRQAIQIHGVVKQDLKQTMKDIHHAAITTIAASGDATRNVMVSLHPEDSGIHETVFNQAQELSRKLEPQTHAYHEIWLDAKRIYSGEEEEPLYGPGYLPRKFKIAFTLPPENDVDVYAQDLSFVAIEKEGKLLGYDILAGGGMGYAYGNPGSFPRLADIIGFCFPEQVEEVARQVLLIHKEFSTRSNRKTSRLRYTIAGKGLGWFTNELATRLPFPLQEAKPFSLSTNGDAADVPGRQTIEIEGGRIQNSNRQQLKTAFHEIASIHQGDFFITGNQNLVIDGITPDTAVRIKSIIRKYNLLPNDSGLRRNSSACTSLPFCPQALTDSERLLPKLVDELESQLKELGLWDEEISIRMTGCPNGCSRPYLAELAFVGRGPGKYNIWMGGSRRGDRLGFVYQESVSVKEIVDVLRPVFARFAAERNQGEGFGDWSIRSLHPQSL is encoded by the coding sequence ATGAACGGCTTATCCGAAAGAAAAACGGACAGGGACGAAATTGGTTATTCATGTTGAGGTTACGCCTCCCCGGAGGCCGTATCACACCCAGTCAATGGCTGGCTGCGGAAACGCTAAGCGACCAATTCGGTAACGGCACTCTTAAACTTACGACACGCCAAGCCATTCAAATCCACGGAGTCGTCAAGCAGGATTTGAAACAGACCATGAAAGATATCCATCACGCGGCCATCACCACGATTGCCGCCAGTGGAGACGCCACACGCAATGTCATGGTTTCTCTGCACCCGGAAGATTCCGGCATCCATGAGACAGTCTTCAATCAAGCCCAGGAACTCTCCCGAAAACTGGAACCGCAGACACATGCCTATCATGAAATATGGCTGGATGCCAAACGAATCTACTCGGGCGAGGAGGAGGAGCCTCTGTACGGTCCCGGATATTTGCCGCGCAAATTTAAAATCGCTTTTACGCTTCCCCCGGAAAATGATGTGGATGTATACGCCCAGGACTTGAGCTTCGTGGCTATTGAAAAAGAGGGAAAACTCCTGGGATATGATATCCTGGCCGGCGGAGGAATGGGCTATGCTTACGGCAATCCCGGATCTTTCCCCCGCCTTGCGGATATTATCGGATTCTGTTTCCCGGAACAGGTGGAGGAAGTAGCCCGGCAGGTGCTTTTGATCCATAAAGAATTCAGCACCCGCAGCAACAGAAAAACATCCCGGCTCAGGTACACCATTGCCGGTAAAGGACTGGGCTGGTTCACTAACGAACTTGCAACACGCCTTCCATTTCCTCTTCAAGAGGCCAAACCTTTTTCATTATCTACGAACGGAGATGCCGCAGATGTTCCTGGCCGACAAACCATTGAAATTGAAGGCGGCCGCATCCAAAATTCAAACAGGCAACAGCTTAAAACCGCTTTTCACGAAATAGCTTCCATTCATCAAGGAGATTTTTTCATCACAGGTAATCAAAATCTGGTCATTGACGGCATCACACCAGATACTGCCGTGCGAATCAAATCCATCATTAGGAAGTACAATCTTCTCCCCAACGATTCGGGACTCAGGCGCAATTCCTCCGCTTGTACCAGCCTGCCATTTTGTCCGCAGGCTCTTACAGACTCCGAAAGACTACTTCCAAAACTGGTGGATGAACTGGAATCACAGTTAAAAGAACTGGGGCTATGGGACGAAGAAATTTCTATACGCATGACCGGGTGTCCCAACGGATGCTCCAGGCCGTATCTGGCAGAACTGGCTTTCGTCGGCAGAGGTCCGGGCAAGTACAATATCTGGATGGGCGGTTCCAGAAGAGGAGACAGACTAGGCTTCGTCTATCAGGAATCTGTATCCGTAAAAGAAATCGTAGACGTGCTCCGACCAGTATTTGCACGTTTTGCGGCAGAACGCAACCAAGGGGAAGGATTCGGTGACTGGAGCATCCGCTCATTACATCCGCAATCTTTATAA